A stretch of the Sulfolobus acidocaldarius SUSAZ genome encodes the following:
- a CDS encoding ATPase AAA (required for the ATP-dependent degradation of proteins by the 20S proteasome): MFGDVDSYKNRENNNNYDETLVKLLEEKIEALTKEIDKLRQDLNWYKTELEKLLAPPYIEATILDILPDGKVIVRSSSGPNLVVNVATNVDVSKLKPGMSVALSQRGSTIIDILPNREDIIVKSFELIEKPNIHYSDIGGLEDQINELREVVELPLKNKKLFEELGIEPPKGVLLYGPPGTGKTMLAKAVAAESNATFIHVVASEFAQKFVGEGARIVREVFELARKKAPSIIFIDELDAIAARRIDIGTSGEREIQRTLMQLLAEIDGFKALDNVKIIAATNRIDILDPAILRPGRFDRLIEVPLPDEKGRKEIFKIYLQRMRINENDKLNYDLIAQLTDGFSGADIKNVCTEAGYMAIREGRESIKFQDIIRAIDKIKKKNLRKAINTRTEKYL; encoded by the coding sequence TAATAATAATTATGACGAAACGCTGGTAAAACTTCTTGAAGAAAAAATAGAAGCTCTCACCAAAGAAATAGATAAATTAAGACAGGATTTAAATTGGTATAAAACTGAACTAGAGAAACTACTGGCACCTCCATATATTGAAGCTACAATATTAGATATATTACCAGATGGTAAGGTGATTGTAAGGAGCTCTTCGGGACCAAACCTAGTTGTAAATGTAGCCACGAACGTTGATGTATCCAAGTTAAAACCAGGCATGTCTGTTGCATTAAGTCAAAGAGGATCAACAATTATAGATATATTACCAAACAGAGAGGATATAATAGTAAAATCTTTTGAATTAATAGAGAAACCAAATATTCATTATTCTGATATAGGAGGTCTAGAAGACCAGATAAACGAACTAAGAGAGGTAGTCGAATTACCATTAAAAAATAAGAAGTTATTTGAAGAGCTAGGAATAGAGCCCCCTAAAGGAGTACTATTATATGGACCCCCTGGCACTGGAAAAACTATGCTTGCTAAAGCTGTAGCAGCTGAAAGTAACGCCACATTTATTCATGTTGTAGCATCAGAATTTGCCCAGAAATTTGTAGGAGAAGGAGCTAGAATAGTTAGAGAGGTCTTCGAATTAGCTAGAAAGAAGGCTCCATCAATTATATTCATAGATGAGCTTGATGCGATTGCTGCAAGAAGGATAGATATTGGTACAAGCGGTGAAAGGGAAATTCAAAGAACATTGATGCAGTTATTGGCTGAAATTGATGGATTTAAGGCACTAGATAACGTTAAGATAATAGCAGCTACAAACAGAATCGACATATTAGATCCTGCTATACTAAGACCTGGTAGGTTTGATAGATTAATAGAGGTTCCATTACCAGATGAGAAAGGTAGAAAGGAGATTTTCAAAATCTACCTTCAGAGAATGAGGATAAACGAAAACGATAAATTAAACTATGATCTAATTGCTCAACTCACAGATGGTTTCAGTGGTGCAGACATTAAGAACGTTTGCACTGAAGCTGGATATATGGCAATAAGAGAAGGAAGAGAGTCAATTAAATTCCAAGATATTATTAGAGCCATAGATAAAATAAAGAAAAAGAATTTAAGGAAAGCGATTAATACAAGAACCGAGAAATATTTATGA
- a CDS encoding PUA domain-containing protein yields the protein MIFKFLKAPYEANDEEMRYIYDVLSYQFSPSLSDCIFTKHNKFLIQRSINTDKIRDILTLDRKLFLVLRAQDNLFSITEASGNDIKECSQPPSFRVMIQKEISEFILQGKNVFCKFVVDADPMIRYGDEVLVVDEDDRLLAIGRAKVSGEEIKQYKKGLAVIVKRVVK from the coding sequence ATGATATTTAAATTTCTCAAGGCTCCTTATGAAGCTAATGATGAAGAGATGCGATATATATACGATGTTTTATCATATCAGTTTTCCCCTTCTTTATCTGATTGTATATTTACTAAGCACAATAAGTTTTTAATTCAAAGATCTATAAATACAGACAAGATAAGAGATATTCTTACCCTTGATAGAAAACTCTTTTTAGTATTAAGGGCACAAGATAATCTTTTCTCAATCACTGAGGCAAGTGGTAATGATATAAAAGAGTGTTCACAACCCCCAAGCTTTAGAGTGATGATACAAAAAGAAATCTCTGAATTCATATTACAGGGTAAAAACGTATTTTGTAAATTTGTAGTAGATGCAGACCCAATGATAAGGTACGGGGATGAAGTTTTAGTTGTGGATGAAGATGATAGATTATTAGCAATTGGTAGAGCTAAAGTATCAGGAGAAGAAATAAAACAATATAAAAAGGGTCTAGCTGTAATTGTAAAGAGGGTGGTAAAATAA
- a CDS encoding carboxylate-amine ligase: MNIKITLKGINESELQNAKFITGFRTIGEVGYIATRYIALKMKMKRIGFITTKYLRDVTFLDEYGIATPFELFYDNDNKILVLLNHLLPLPREANMFSEKIIKWLKRINISNAFYIGGLDKRYRTNNEKLRWIKTSNSTINLNFPLMEKQLLMIGPLALLTIYSEIEDLPATVLLPYADRDRIDPGAAATVVEELAKLIGVNIDVTELYEDAKKIEEELQKQLELIQKEINRGASDRVYM; this comes from the coding sequence ATGAATATAAAGATAACCTTGAAGGGAATAAATGAGAGTGAACTGCAAAATGCTAAGTTCATAACTGGATTTCGAACAATAGGAGAGGTAGGGTATATAGCTACTAGATATATTGCTCTAAAAATGAAGATGAAGAGAATTGGCTTTATAACGACAAAATATCTTAGAGATGTAACTTTCCTTGACGAGTACGGTATCGCAACGCCTTTTGAATTATTTTATGATAATGATAATAAAATTCTAGTTTTATTAAATCATCTTTTACCGCTACCTCGAGAGGCAAATATGTTTTCTGAAAAAATAATTAAATGGTTAAAGAGAATAAATATCAGCAATGCCTTCTATATAGGAGGATTAGATAAAAGATATAGAACTAATAACGAGAAATTGAGATGGATAAAAACCTCTAATAGTACTATAAATCTGAATTTTCCACTTATGGAGAAACAACTACTAATGATAGGACCACTTGCCCTATTAACGATATACTCCGAAATAGAGGACTTACCTGCAACTGTACTACTACCATATGCTGATAGGGACAGAATAGATCCTGGAGCAGCAGCTACAGTCGTTGAAGAATTAGCTAAGTTAATAGGCGTAAACATAGATGTGACAGAATTATATGAAGATGCTAAGAAAATAGAGGAAGAATTACAAAAACAATTAGAGCTTATTCAAAAGGAGATTAACAGGGGCGCCTCTGATAGAGTCTATATGTAG
- a CDS encoding 7-cyano-7-deazaguanine tRNA-ribosyltransferase — MIGDFEIKDEDLAGRIGILETKHGKLETPAFFPVINPVKNEITIQDILSVGFESIITNAFLIKKYIGKDEDLHSILNYNKILMTDSGAYQILQYGDIDVSNVDIVNYETKLKPDIAVILDIPTGLTEDKKEAEKSVESTISRAKEASKFVEISKDEIIWVHPIQGGMYLDLIEYSAKIADMNQDYKMLALGSPTVLMQRYEYAPLIDMIYKSKSNVSRGKPFHLFGGGHPHIFAFAVALGVDTFDSASYILYARDHRYMTRERVYRLEELDYFPCSCPICSRYSPKDVMEMPEEQKVRLIALHNLYVIKEEINYIKQSLKEGRLFEYIQQKAYSHPSTFEAFKRILNYSKYLEKYDPRVKGEVKGVFLFDNSSLHRPEVIRHTYTLSKIKQRSKALVLYCGDSKNNPLKNIEDMKNADVYIVLPFYGCVPYNVFFTYPYFQSEMPSTIDKDVIYDLKNKLKEFLSQRSYEIVSIIGCEKILHIDSIRGAPVNLLLNKL; from the coding sequence ATGATAGGAGATTTCGAAATTAAAGATGAAGATCTTGCAGGAAGAATAGGAATCTTAGAGACTAAGCACGGAAAATTAGAAACACCAGCATTTTTTCCTGTCATAAATCCAGTAAAGAATGAAATAACCATTCAGGATATCTTATCTGTAGGCTTTGAAAGTATAATTACTAATGCATTTTTAATCAAAAAGTATATAGGCAAAGATGAAGACCTTCATTCCATCCTTAATTATAACAAGATACTTATGACGGATTCAGGTGCATACCAGATCTTACAGTATGGAGATATCGATGTCAGTAATGTAGATATAGTAAATTATGAGACCAAACTAAAGCCAGACATAGCAGTTATATTAGATATACCGACAGGTCTCACGGAGGATAAAAAGGAAGCTGAGAAAAGTGTCGAAAGTACTATAAGTAGAGCTAAAGAAGCTTCTAAATTTGTTGAGATATCTAAAGACGAAATAATATGGGTTCATCCTATACAAGGTGGTATGTATTTAGATCTCATAGAATATTCTGCTAAAATTGCTGACATGAACCAAGACTATAAAATGTTAGCTTTAGGTAGTCCAACTGTTTTGATGCAGAGATACGAATATGCTCCGCTTATAGATATGATTTATAAATCAAAAAGTAATGTTAGTAGAGGAAAACCATTCCATTTATTTGGGGGAGGTCATCCACATATATTCGCTTTTGCTGTAGCGTTGGGTGTAGATACATTTGATTCAGCGTCTTACATACTCTATGCTAGGGATCATAGGTATATGACAAGAGAACGCGTTTATAGGCTTGAAGAGCTTGATTATTTCCCTTGCTCATGCCCTATATGCTCTAGATACAGCCCAAAAGATGTAATGGAAATGCCAGAGGAGCAAAAAGTACGTTTAATAGCATTGCATAACCTTTATGTTATAAAAGAAGAAATAAATTATATAAAACAAAGCCTAAAAGAAGGACGATTATTTGAATATATACAACAGAAAGCATATTCGCATCCATCAACCTTTGAGGCATTTAAAAGAATTCTAAACTATTCGAAATATCTTGAAAAGTATGATCCGAGGGTTAAGGGAGAAGTTAAAGGAGTATTCTTATTTGATAACTCCTCTCTTCATAGACCAGAAGTAATTAGACATACATATACACTAAGCAAGATTAAACAAAGAAGCAAAGCCCTTGTTCTATATTGCGGTGATAGTAAAAATAACCCCTTAAAAAATATTGAAGATATGAAAAATGCAGATGTGTATATTGTTCTACCATTTTATGGATGTGTGCCTTATAATGTCTTTTTCACATATCCATATTTCCAATCAGAAATGCCCTCGACTATAGACAAGGATGTAATTTATGATCTTAAGAATAAACTGAAGGAGTTTCTATCACAAAGATCATATGAAATAGTTAGTATAATTGGATGTGAAAAAATTCTACATATAGACTCTATCAGAGGCGCCCCTGTTAATCTCCTTTTGAATAAGCTCTAA